The Rosa rugosa chromosome 1, drRosRugo1.1, whole genome shotgun sequence genomic sequence TGCAGACCGAGCCGATCGGTATCGGCCCGGATCGGTCGGATTCGGTCTCGGTTTTCCGGTATGCAATTCCCAGCCCTACTAATTTGAAGTATAATTATCaactaaattttaatatatcaactaataatttaaagtataattatcaacaaaatatttcaactaataatttaaagtaagatgtatcaactaattaaattttaatatacaCTTATGGAGGCTTATGGAGGCTTTCTGGAGGTACAATGTATCTTATGGAGGCTTTCTGGTTGTGTGATTAAGGTGTAGTGTTCCCATTTGGTTGTTCCCCAGACAAGGTCACCTTCCTTAAAGTCTGGGTGCCCAGAATCTACAACTTCACCCACTCCATACCCACTCAAAGGCTGCATTAATTAATAACCATTAGAATTGTTTGGCCATTATAATCTCTAACACTGGATATAACATCAACTTGACTGAGAACTGAAAGTGTATATATACTACCAGTCAATGCTTTAAAAAAGTACCAAGTAACTAGGATATAATCAAGTTCAggataaaagaagaaaattggaATCGAAGGTTGATAATTTTATATGGTATAAATGAAAAGAGAGAGTCTTGAAACTGAAAACCCCAAAATTTTATATGGTAGGAAAAACAATTAAAGGAAAATTGAAGAGCGCAATTAAGTAAAGAGAGAATTGAAGGAATGATTACATACGGAGCCAGGGGCATAGGGCGTAAAATAAGATGAAGTTTCGTCTCCAGGTTTCCTCATGAGGATGCGCATGACTGGATCGCAGGACAAGTAGAGGTTCTTGAGCAAAACGGAATTGGGAGCATCTGCCGGAACTTTGAGTCTGATGGTGGAAGCATCTGTAACCATCATGTCCGACTCTTTGGGAAAGCCTTCGACATAGTTTTTGAACAACACTTGCTTGTTCTTCACTTCAAACTCCGCCATTGCGTTATTGCTTTGCTTTGCGTCTCTGTTTTCTGGTGTGCTTCAATCTATAGGGGGGTGTCAGCCACACTCGGACAAGTGGCTTGTTCTCACAATTTTCTAATATTAAATTACACAATAATTACACAAGCGGCGAGTTCTCACATTGATTGGATGTTACCGATCGAGTCCACCCAGCCGACGACTAAGTCCAATCAATGGCGGCACCTTCCGATTCTGCGTCGTCGTTCAAGTCTCTGTCGCCTCTGCCAAGGCCAATGGGCTCGGGCAACTAGACTGAAACCCAATGCAAAGCTATGATCTTTGACCTTCATAAGTGGGTATGTTTGAAATTTGATAACATGGGTTTTGTGGGAAAACTGAGAGGAGGATCTATATGGTTTGATTCAGAAGAGAAATGGGTGCCCAGAATTGGTGAGATGTTAATGTTCTTCTACTAATTACTTGTGTCACAGTAATGAACCATCAAAGTGCACATGATATAGAGTGCACGGGTCTCAGAATTTTCTATTTCGAATCAAAAGGGTTCATGCATTGTCTCTTCTGTAGCCTGTGTCGATGTCTAGGCTTGAAAAAATAAACTTGTTAGAATTGAAACTCATCACTGTTCATACACGTTCTAGTGGTTTTCCTTTATTGATATTGAACCCATGCCAGAAAAACTAGAACTAAATCAACTGATACAGTATCAGTTAACCAGAAAATGACTGAAAATAATCGCAAGTGACTAGCTGATATGGATATATAGTTTGAT encodes the following:
- the LOC133708608 gene encoding 2-alkenal reductase (NADP(+)-dependent)-like encodes the protein MAEFEVKNKQVLFKNYVEGFPKESDMMVTDASTIRLKVPADAPNSVLLKNLYLSCDPVMRILMRKPGDETSSYFTPYAPGSPLSGYGVGEVVDSGHPDFKEGDLVWGTTKWEHYTLITQPESLHKIHCTSRKPP